CACACCTTCTTTCTCGAGGAGTTCGGCCTCGAGCCGGGCGACGTCCTCTCCTACTACGCCCGCGCGACCGACCTGCGTGCCGGCGGCCCCGGCGGCGGGGTCGAAAGCTCCGACATCTACTTCGTCGAGATCCGTCCCTTCGACCGGAACTTCCGCCAGGCCGAGCAGGGCGGAGGCGGGGGTGGAGGCGGCGGGGGCGGGGCCGGCATGGGCGGCGAGCTGTCCGAACAGCAGCGCCAGATCGTCGCCGCGACCTTCCGCCTCGACCGCGACCGGACCCAGTTCGAGGACGAGGAGATGTCGGAGAACCTGGCCACGCTGACGCTGTTGCAGGGGCGGCTGCGGCAGCAGGTGGAAGAGCTGATCGCGCAGATGCAGCAGCGCGGAGTGGCGGGCGATCCGTCGCTCGAGACGGTGTTCCGCGAACTCCCCCTGGCGCCGCCCGCGATGCTGGAAGCGGAGACGATGCTGGGGGAGCGGCGGCTCCAGGAGGCGCTCGCGCCCGAGCAGCGTTCGCTCCAGCACCTGCAGCGGGCCGAAGCCGCGTTCCGCGACGTCCAGGTGCAGCAGGGCGGCGGCGGGGGCGGCGGTACGCCCGGGAGCGTTGGGTCGGGGGCCGAGGAACTTGCGGACCTGTTCGAACTGGAACTGGACCGCCTGCGGAACCAGTACGAGACCGTCCAGCGGGGCCAGCAGCAACAGCAGGACCAGGAGGTCGACGAGGCGCTGCAGAAGCTCGAGGAACTGGCGAGGCGCCAGCAGCAGATGAACGAACGCGCGGCCGCGCAGCAGCGCGGGGCCGCAGGCGGGGGCCAAGGCCAGCAGCAACAGATGATCCAGGAGACGGAGGAGCTGGCGCGGCAACTGCAGCGCCTGGGTCGCGAGGGCGACCGGGCGGACGTCGAGGAATCCGCGCGCCGGCTGCAGCAGGCGGCGGACGAGATGCGGCGGGCGCAGGCGCAGGGTCGCCGCGGGCAGGGGCAGGCGGAGGCGTCGAACGCCCTCGACCGGCTGCGCGACGCGCGCCGGCTACTGGAAAACCGCCAGGTCGCGGCCGTGGAGCGGGAAGTCGAGGACGCCGCGCGGCGAGCCGAGCGCATCGCGGAGCGTCAGCGGGAACTCCAGCGCGATGTGAACGAGGACCCGACCGGCGGCGACCGGGAGCGTCTGGCCGGACTGCGCGAACGCAAGGCCGAACTCGCCGGCGAGGTGGACCAGCTGGAGGCCGACCTCGACCGCCTGTCGCGCGAGGCGCGTCAGGATCAGCCGGAGGCCGCCCGCCGTCTCGTGGAAGCCGCCGGCGAGATCCGCGAGAGCCGCCTGCGCGACAAACTCAACTTCTCGCGAGGCGTCCTCGGCACGCAGTCCGAGGACTATGTGCGGAACTTCGAGGAACAGATCACCCAGGACGCGGAGAACGTCCGGGCCCGGGTCCAGGCGGCGCGGGACGCGCTGAGCGAGTCGGACCCCCGGCGCCTCGGCCGGCAACTCGACGAGACGCGCGACCTCGTCCGCGGCCTCGAGTCGCTCCAGGAGCGCCTGCAGCAGGGTGAGCAGGGCCAGGGTCAGCAGGAGGGCCAAGGTCAACAGCAGGGCCAGGAAGGGCAGGGCGGTCAGGAGGGCGAGGGTCAGCAAGGCGGCGAGGGCCAGCAGGGTCAGCAGGGTGGCGAGGGCAGTGAGGGCCAGCAGGGCGAGGGCGGCCAGGGCCAGGAAGGCGGCCAGCAGCAGGGCGAGGGCCAGGGCCAGGGAGGCCGTGGCGGTCAGCCGGGCCAGCCCGGCCAGGCCCCCCGGGGCGGCCAGGGGTTCGCGCCCGGCGGGGGCGGCGGCGGCGGCGGACCGTGGCTGTCGCCCGAAGACGTCCGGCAGTTCCAGCGCGAATTCCGCGAGCGGGGGCAGGACGCGCGTCGCCTCCGCGAC
The DNA window shown above is from Candidatus Palauibacter scopulicola and carries:
- a CDS encoding DUF4175 family protein, which translates into the protein MTMQRWAKTRNTEHQLLGIVRDVRRRWRMRQLIQGVAVTLGIGFAVFFVATFGIDRLRFDDGAVLVFRILLWAAAAGLVAWFVVRPLLRRVSDAQVALYLEEHEPSLKAAFLAAIERAASPGARSGLDARLLEVAARRARRVDRGRRVERDRLRRSTAWFAGVASAVLLVALFGPAFQGTAGSLLLSPWQTADAANPYAITVEPGDALIARGSDQLVRAFPQGFETDEVEVAVRRGESEVWERYFMTPAAEDAAFEILLFDLDEPTDYAVTSEGVRSPVFTIEVADLPYVDRIDLEYRFPAYTGLSPRTVEDGGDIAVLRGTEVRLRVTPTMATEAARLAFDGEEEGTALEPVDGAFETSFTVTGETFYRIEFMGPGNRFVIGSPDYLVEPLDDQPPGVRIAEPGRDTRLSPIEELYVEVEAEDDFGLGQVELLYSVNGGEESSRVLHGTARGGTTQLSGGHTFFLEEFGLEPGDVLSYYARATDLRAGGPGGGVESSDIYFVEIRPFDRNFRQAEQGGGGGGGGGGGAGMGGELSEQQRQIVAATFRLDRDRTQFEDEEMSENLATLTLLQGRLRQQVEELIAQMQQRGVAGDPSLETVFRELPLAPPAMLEAETMLGERRLQEALAPEQRSLQHLQRAEAAFRDVQVQQGGGGGGGTPGSVGSGAEELADLFELELDRLRNQYETVQRGQQQQQDQEVDEALQKLEELARRQQQMNERAAAQQRGAAGGGQGQQQQMIQETEELARQLQRLGREGDRADVEESARRLQQAADEMRRAQAQGRRGQGQAEASNALDRLRDARRLLENRQVAAVEREVEDAARRAERIAERQRELQRDVNEDPTGGDRERLAGLRERKAELAGEVDQLEADLDRLSREARQDQPEAARRLVEAAGEIRESRLRDKLNFSRGVLGTQSEDYVRNFEEQITQDAENVRARVQAARDALSESDPRRLGRQLDETRDLVRGLESLQERLQQGEQGQGQQEGQGQQQGQEGQGGQEGEGQQGGEGQQGQQGGEGSEGQQGEGGQGQEGGQQQGEGQGQGGRGGQPGQPGQAPRGGQGFAPGGGGGGGGPWLSPEDVRQFQREFRERGQDARRLRDELRQEGVDVGDLDGAIAGLDRLRTMGDFDDPEELAALQADVLRGLKDFEFALRRELGSQIERFFLSGSDDVPEEYRELVEAYYRALSEDPPPR